The following proteins are encoded in a genomic region of Roseinatronobacter sp. S2:
- a CDS encoding S-(hydroxymethyl)glutathione dehydrogenase/class III alcohol dehydrogenase, with the protein MRTRAAVALEAGKPLQIMEVNLDGPKAGEVLVEIKATGICHTDEFTRSGADPEGLFPSILGHEGAGVVVEVGEGVTTLKPGDHVIPLYTPECRECYSCRSGKTNLCTAIRGTQGQGLMPDGTTRFSMLDGTPIYHYMGCSTFANHTVMPEIALAKVRDDAPFDKICYIGCGVTTGIGAVINTAGVEIGSTAAVFGLGGIGLNVIQGLRMAGADMIIGVDLNDGKEEMARKFGMTHFINPSKVENVVAEIVRLTQRGDDAIGGVDYSFDATGNVKVMRDALECSHRGWGVSVIIGVAPAGAEISTRPFQLVTGRVWKGTAFGGAKGRSDVPKFVDWYMNGKIEIDSMITHKLTLDQINEGFDLMHEGKSIRAVVEF; encoded by the coding sequence ATGCGCACACGTGCCGCAGTCGCCCTTGAAGCGGGAAAACCCCTTCAAATCATGGAGGTAAACCTTGACGGGCCAAAAGCCGGCGAGGTTCTGGTCGAGATCAAGGCAACAGGCATTTGCCACACAGATGAATTCACGCGCTCGGGCGCGGACCCGGAAGGGCTGTTCCCGAGCATTCTGGGCCATGAGGGCGCAGGCGTGGTGGTGGAAGTGGGTGAAGGGGTCACGACCCTGAAGCCGGGCGATCATGTCATCCCGCTTTACACGCCCGAATGCCGCGAATGCTATTCCTGCCGGTCGGGCAAGACCAACCTGTGCACTGCAATCCGTGGCACGCAGGGCCAAGGGCTGATGCCCGATGGCACGACGCGGTTTTCCATGCTCGATGGCACACCGATTTACCATTACATGGGCTGTTCAACCTTCGCCAACCACACGGTGATGCCCGAGATTGCGCTGGCCAAGGTGCGCGACGACGCGCCGTTCGATAAGATTTGCTATATCGGCTGCGGTGTGACCACGGGCATTGGCGCGGTCATCAACACGGCAGGCGTGGAAATCGGGTCGACGGCGGCGGTGTTCGGGCTGGGCGGCATTGGCCTGAATGTAATTCAGGGCCTTCGCATGGCGGGCGCGGACATGATCATCGGGGTCGACCTGAATGACGGCAAGGAAGAAATGGCGCGCAAATTCGGGATGACGCATTTTATCAACCCGTCCAAGGTTGAAAATGTCGTGGCCGAGATTGTGCGGCTGACGCAGCGCGGGGATGACGCGATCGGGGGCGTGGATTACAGTTTTGATGCCACCGGCAATGTGAAGGTGATGCGTGACGCGCTGGAATGCAGCCACCGTGGGTGGGGGGTGTCGGTGATTATTGGTGTGGCCCCTGCGGGAGCCGAGATATCAACGCGGCCGTTCCAGCTGGTCACAGGGCGCGTGTGGAAGGGCACGGCGTTTGGCGGGGCCAAGGGGCGCAGCGATGTGCCGAAATTCGTGGACTGGTACATGAATGGCAAGATCGAGATCGATTCGATGATCACGCATAAGCTGACACTGGACCAGATCAATGAGGGTTTTGATCTGATGCATGAAGGCAAGTCCATTCGCGCGGTGGTCGAGTTTTGA
- a CDS encoding FAD-binding oxidoreductase — translation MADVTIMGAGVFGLALAYSCAKRGAQVHLRDARGVGAGSSGGIVGALAPHVPENWNAKKAFQFDALIRAEEFWRAVASRAGINPGYARLGRVQPVPDGKLDLAHAREAGAARLWQGAAQWRVLRSDSAPGLAVAAPSGWVVHDTLTARVHPRQAGRALLGAFQALGGQFRIGDSPQADAPVVWATGHEGLAALSRDLGYKVGSGVKGQAALLGYAANDAPQIFADGLHIVPHGDGTIAVGSTSERDFDAPDTVDAQCDALIMRARDVCPALAHAPVLERWAGVRPRASSRAPLMGAWPGKTGQYVFNGGFKIGFAMAPVLAELMADLVLNGVDRVPDEFRLR, via the coding sequence ATGGCCGATGTGACCATCATGGGGGCGGGGGTGTTCGGGCTGGCGCTGGCCTATAGCTGCGCAAAGCGGGGCGCGCAGGTTCATCTGCGGGACGCGCGCGGCGTAGGGGCCGGATCAAGCGGGGGGATCGTTGGCGCGCTGGCCCCGCATGTGCCGGAAAACTGGAATGCCAAGAAGGCGTTTCAGTTTGATGCATTGATCCGCGCCGAGGAATTCTGGCGTGCCGTGGCATCGCGCGCAGGCATCAATCCCGGATATGCGCGTCTGGGGCGCGTGCAGCCGGTGCCAGACGGCAAGCTGGATCTTGCGCATGCGCGCGAAGCGGGCGCGGCAAGATTGTGGCAGGGGGCCGCACAGTGGCGGGTCTTGCGCAGTGACAGCGCGCCGGGGCTGGCGGTGGCCGCGCCATCGGGCTGGGTCGTCCATGATACGCTGACGGCAAGAGTGCACCCAAGGCAGGCGGGGCGCGCGCTTTTGGGGGCGTTTCAGGCGCTGGGCGGCCAGTTCCGCATCGGGGACAGCCCGCAGGCAGACGCGCCCGTGGTCTGGGCCACAGGGCACGAGGGGCTGGCCGCGTTGTCGCGCGATCTTGGCTATAAGGTTGGCAGCGGGGTCAAAGGGCAGGCAGCCCTGTTGGGCTATGCGGCCAATGATGCCCCCCAGATATTTGCCGACGGCTTGCATATTGTCCCGCATGGGGACGGAACAATAGCGGTCGGGTCCACGAGCGAGCGTGATTTTGACGCGCCCGACACGGTTGATGCGCAATGTGATGCGTTGATCATGCGTGCGCGGGATGTTTGCCCTGCGCTGGCACATGCGCCGGTTTTGGAACGTTGGGCAGGGGTGCGCCCCCGCGCCAGCAGCCGGGCGCCGTTAATGGGGGCATGGCCCGGAAAAACGGGGCAATATGTGTTCAATGGCGGCTTCAAGATCGGGTTTGCAATGGCCCCTGTGCTGGCTGAACTGATGGCTGACCTTGTGCTGAACGGTGTTGATCGCGTGCCAGATGAGTTTCGACTGAGGTAG
- a CDS encoding CidA/LrgA family protein, with protein MIHALALILLCQLAGEALSRLFGLPAPGPVLGMGLLFLLMLTVPRLGDFMRPTGEGILRHLSLLFVPAGVGVVGHLRQLGENGLALGVALVASTVLAIAAGVLTFVFVARLTGAKGGEDA; from the coding sequence ATGATCCATGCCCTTGCCCTGATCTTGCTGTGCCAACTGGCGGGCGAAGCCCTGTCGCGTTTGTTCGGACTGCCTGCCCCCGGCCCGGTGCTGGGGATGGGGCTGTTGTTCTTGCTGATGCTGACAGTGCCGCGGTTGGGCGATTTCATGCGCCCCACGGGCGAAGGGATCTTGCGCCACCTGTCGCTTTTGTTCGTGCCTGCGGGCGTGGGTGTGGTGGGGCATTTGCGCCAGTTGGGGGAAAACGGGCTGGCACTGGGGGTGGCGCTTGTTGCCTCCACAGTGCTGGCGATCGCGGCGGGTGTGCTGACCTTTGTGTTCGTGGCGCGGCTGACGGGTGCGAAAGGGGGCGAAGATGCGTGA
- a CDS encoding DMT family transporter has protein sequence MSVVQNNSLGIWLMCVTAFIFAMQDAMSQHLAGEYNVFMIIMIRYWFFASFVIVVAARQAGGIRKAAATTQPVLQIFRGVLLALEVCVMVTAFVILGLVESHAVFAVYPLLVAALSGPVLGEMVGWRRWTAIGIGFIGVLVILQPGYGVFNPAALIPLLAAFMFALYGLLTRFAARRDSAAVSFFWTGTAGAVTMTLIGVWFWEPMAPGDWVWMGILCMTSAFSHFLLIRAYEVAEASAVQPFAYLQLPFAAAVGLLLFGETLRNNVALGTLVVVGAGLFTLWRARQVKA, from the coding sequence ATGAGTGTGGTGCAAAACAATTCCCTTGGCATCTGGCTGATGTGCGTCACGGCCTTCATCTTCGCCATGCAGGACGCCATGTCCCAGCATCTGGCAGGGGAATATAATGTCTTTATGATCATCATGATCCGGTACTGGTTTTTTGCCAGCTTCGTGATCGTGGTTGCCGCGCGGCAGGCAGGCGGAATTCGCAAGGCGGCCGCCACAACCCAGCCTGTGCTGCAAATCTTTCGCGGGGTGTTGCTGGCGCTGGAAGTCTGCGTGATGGTCACCGCATTTGTGATACTGGGGCTGGTGGAAAGCCATGCGGTGTTTGCAGTCTATCCGTTGCTGGTTGCGGCGCTGTCAGGACCGGTTCTGGGCGAAATGGTCGGCTGGCGGCGCTGGACCGCCATCGGGATCGGCTTCATCGGGGTGCTGGTCATCCTGCAACCGGGTTACGGGGTGTTCAACCCCGCCGCCCTGATCCCGCTTCTGGCAGCCTTCATGTTCGCGCTTTACGGGCTGTTGACGCGCTTTGCCGCGCGGCGCGACAGTGCGGCTGTCAGTTTCTTCTGGACGGGCACTGCGGGGGCCGTGACCATGACACTGATCGGCGTCTGGTTCTGGGAACCAATGGCACCGGGCGATTGGGTCTGGATGGGCATCTTGTGCATGACATCAGCCTTCAGCCATTTCCTGCTGATCCGCGCCTATGAAGTGGCCGAAGCCAGCGCGGTGCAACCCTTCGCCTATCTGCAATTGCCCTTTGCAGCGGCGGTCGGCCTGCTGCTGTTCGGCGAAACCCTGCGCAACAATGTGGCCCTTGGCACATTGGTTGTGGTCGGCGCGGGGTTGTTCACGCTTTGGCGGGCAAGACAGGTGAAAGCCTGA
- a CDS encoding DUF2794 domain-containing protein: MNMQNPPRVTEQQVSFDRRELSVILSLYGRMVAAGEWRDYGISCLRNSAVFSVFRRTAETPLYRIEKHPHLRNRQGMYAVISMDGQILKRGHDLVQVLKVLERRLLRVIGE, encoded by the coding sequence ATGAACATGCAAAACCCGCCCCGCGTGACAGAACAACAGGTCAGCTTTGACCGACGAGAGCTTTCGGTGATCCTGTCGCTCTATGGCCGGATGGTGGCCGCGGGGGAGTGGCGTGATTACGGGATTTCGTGTTTGCGCAATTCCGCCGTGTTCTCGGTGTTCCGGCGCACGGCTGAAACACCGCTCTACCGTATAGAAAAGCATCCGCATCTGCGAAACAGGCAAGGCATGTATGCGGTCATCAGCATGGACGGGCAAATCCTGAAACGCGGGCATGATCTGGTTCAGGTTCTCAAAGTGCTTGAACGGCGTTTGCTGCGCGTCATCGGTGAATAG
- a CDS encoding GNAT family N-acetyltransferase → MSKTDTGGVHLRPATSADHPALWAMLEPVFRAGDTYAIDPAISREDALAWWCAGTHNAFVAQTGGQPMGSYYICPNQQGGGAHVANCGFVTAAAAQGRGVARQMLEHALETARARGYLAMQFNCVVSSNTRAVATWQANGFDIVGRLPRAFRHPVQGFIDAYVMYRTL, encoded by the coding sequence TTGAGTAAAACCGACACGGGCGGGGTGCATCTGCGCCCCGCAACCAGCGCGGACCACCCGGCGCTATGGGCGATGCTGGAGCCGGTATTCCGCGCAGGCGACACTTATGCGATTGATCCCGCAATCAGCCGCGAGGACGCGTTGGCATGGTGGTGCGCGGGCACGCATAACGCGTTTGTGGCACAAACCGGCGGGCAGCCCATGGGCAGCTACTACATCTGCCCCAACCAGCAGGGCGGCGGGGCGCATGTCGCCAATTGCGGATTTGTCACAGCAGCGGCGGCGCAAGGGCGCGGGGTAGCGCGACAGATGCTGGAGCACGCGCTGGAGACAGCACGCGCACGCGGCTATCTGGCCATGCAGTTCAACTGCGTCGTGTCCAGCAATACCCGCGCCGTTGCAACGTGGCAGGCCAACGGGTTTGACATTGTCGGTCGCCTGCCCCGTGCATTCCGCCACCCTGTGCAGGGCTTTATTGATGCCTATGTGATGTACCGGACGTTGTAA
- a CDS encoding aspartate aminotransferase family protein, with amino-acid sequence MTAQFPAVLPTYSRTSLAFRRGEGTWLIEENGTRYLDLTSGIAVNALGHAHPALVQALTEQAQALWHVSNLYDIPAQARLAEALVEHTFADTAFFTNSGTEAAELAIKMVRKYWYESGEDRPTILTFEGAFHGRSTGAIAAAGSEKMTKGFGPLMPGFKVLPWGDHDALRAALDTSVAAVMIEPVQGEGGIRPLPDQCLKDMRALCDQTGALLVLDEVQCGMGRTGRLFAHEWAGITPDIMMVAKGIGGGFPLGAVLASARAASGMTAGTHGSTYGGNPLACAVGAKVVEIITAPDFLDDVRRKAGFFRQRLEALVAAHPGVFEDVRGLGLMLGLKCRVPNLDLVKAAQAEHLLTVPAADNVIRLLPPLTITEAEISDGVTRLDRAATALA; translated from the coding sequence ATGACTGCACAATTTCCAGCTGTTCTGCCGACCTATAGCCGTACATCGCTGGCGTTCCGCCGCGGTGAAGGGACATGGCTGATCGAAGAAAACGGCACGCGCTATCTTGATTTGACATCAGGGATTGCAGTCAATGCGCTGGGCCATGCCCATCCGGCACTTGTGCAGGCATTGACCGAACAGGCGCAGGCCCTTTGGCATGTCTCCAACCTTTATGACATTCCCGCGCAGGCCAGACTGGCCGAAGCCCTGGTCGAGCACACATTCGCCGACACGGCATTCTTTACCAATTCCGGTACAGAAGCCGCTGAACTGGCAATCAAGATGGTGCGCAAATACTGGTATGAATCCGGTGAAGACCGCCCCACCATCCTGACATTTGAGGGCGCGTTTCACGGCCGCTCGACCGGGGCCATCGCCGCCGCCGGGTCCGAGAAAATGACCAAAGGCTTCGGCCCGCTGATGCCTGGTTTCAAGGTGCTGCCATGGGGGGATCATGATGCGCTGCGTGCAGCCCTTGATACATCTGTCGCGGCTGTAATGATCGAACCGGTGCAAGGAGAAGGCGGCATCCGCCCCTTGCCGGATCAGTGCCTGAAAGACATGCGCGCGCTGTGCGACCAGACCGGCGCGCTTCTGGTCCTGGATGAAGTGCAATGCGGTATGGGCCGCACGGGGCGGCTTTTTGCGCATGAATGGGCAGGTATTACGCCCGACATCATGATGGTCGCCAAGGGTATCGGCGGGGGCTTTCCGCTTGGTGCGGTTCTCGCATCAGCCAGGGCGGCATCGGGCATGACCGCAGGCACGCATGGGTCCACCTATGGCGGCAACCCCTTGGCCTGTGCCGTCGGCGCCAAGGTGGTAGAGATTATAACCGCGCCGGATTTTCTGGATGATGTGCGCCGCAAGGCAGGGTTTTTTCGCCAGCGACTGGAAGCCCTTGTTGCCGCCCATCCGGGTGTTTTTGAAGATGTGCGCGGTCTGGGGCTGATGCTTGGGCTGAAGTGCCGCGTGCCAAACCTCGATCTGGTCAAGGCCGCGCAGGCCGAGCATCTTCTGACAGTGCCTGCTGCCGACAATGTCATCCGCCTGCTGCCACCGCTGACAATCACCGAAGCAGAAATCTCTGACGGTGTGACCCGGCTTGACCGTGCGGCCACTGCTTTGGCCTGA
- the smpB gene encoding SsrA-binding protein SmpB, with amino-acid sequence MAKKSDPNYRIIAENRRARYDYAIEEDLECGIMLHGSEVKSLREGKANIAESYATVDNGELWLVNSYIAPYKQANIWGHEERRRRKLLVSKREMSRLWAATAKEGMTLVPLVMYFNHRGLVKIKIAIGKGKKLADKRATEAKRDWDKQKRRLMKELG; translated from the coding sequence ATGGCCAAGAAATCTGACCCCAATTACCGCATTATCGCTGAAAACCGCCGCGCGCGGTATGATTACGCCATTGAAGAAGATCTTGAATGCGGGATCATGCTGCACGGGTCCGAGGTAAAATCCCTGCGTGAGGGCAAGGCCAATATTGCCGAAAGCTATGCCACGGTCGACAATGGCGAATTGTGGTTGGTGAATTCCTACATCGCGCCCTACAAGCAGGCAAATATCTGGGGCCATGAAGAACGCCGCCGCCGCAAGCTGCTGGTCAGCAAACGCGAGATGTCGCGGCTTTGGGCGGCGACCGCCAAGGAAGGCATGACGCTGGTGCCGCTGGTGATGTATTTCAATCATCGCGGGTTGGTGAAGATCAAGATCGCCATCGGCAAGGGCAAAAAACTGGCCGACAAACGCGCGACCGAGGCCAAGCGCGATTGGGACAAGCAAAAGCGCCGCCTGATGAAGGAACTGGGCTGA
- the argF gene encoding ornithine carbamoyltransferase → MPHFLDIHTTDTSDLRAIIDQAHAMKAARKGRPMAAPDDEQPLSNRMVALIFEKPSTRTRVSFDVGVRQMGGQTMVLSGSEMQLGHGETIADTARVLSRYVDMIMIRTFEESVLHELAEYASVPVINGLTNRTHPCQIMADIQTFEEHRGPIAGRRVVWSGDGNNVCASFLHAAGQFGFNLVFTGPEALDPEPEFVALARAQGVQVEIIRDPVRAVAGADLVVADTWVSMHDSQSNRERRHNLLRPYQVNDALMAHAKPDALFMHCLPAHREEEVTNSVMDGPQSVVFDEAENRLHAQKAIMRYCFAG, encoded by the coding sequence ATGCCTCATTTTCTGGACATTCACACAACCGATACATCCGATCTGCGCGCGATCATTGATCAGGCGCATGCCATGAAGGCCGCGCGCAAAGGCAGGCCAATGGCCGCGCCCGATGACGAACAGCCGCTCAGCAATCGCATGGTAGCCCTGATCTTTGAAAAACCCTCGACCCGCACACGCGTCAGCTTCGATGTCGGTGTGCGCCAGATGGGGGGGCAGACGATGGTTCTGTCCGGGTCTGAAATGCAGCTTGGCCATGGGGAAACCATTGCAGACACCGCGCGTGTTCTGTCGCGCTATGTCGATATGATCATGATCCGCACATTTGAAGAATCGGTGCTGCATGAACTGGCCGAATATGCCTCTGTGCCGGTCATCAACGGGCTGACCAACCGCACCCATCCCTGCCAGATCATGGCGGATATCCAGACCTTTGAAGAACATCGCGGGCCGATTGCGGGGCGCCGTGTCGTCTGGTCGGGGGACGGCAACAATGTGTGTGCCTCTTTCCTGCACGCAGCCGGGCAATTCGGCTTTAACCTGGTCTTTACTGGTCCCGAAGCGCTGGACCCCGAACCCGAATTTGTGGCCCTTGCCCGCGCGCAAGGGGTGCAGGTCGAGATTATTCGTGATCCTGTGCGCGCGGTCGCGGGCGCAGATCTTGTTGTCGCTGACACTTGGGTCAGCATGCATGACAGCCAGTCAAACCGTGAACGCCGCCACAACCTGCTGCGCCCCTATCAGGTCAATGATGCGCTGATGGCCCATGCGAAACCCGATGCGCTTTTCATGCATTGCCTGCCCGCGCACCGCGAGGAGGAGGTTACAAACTCCGTTATGGATGGTCCGCAATCCGTGGTGTTTGACGAGGCAGAGAACCGCTTGCATGCACAAAAGGCCATCATGCGCTATTGCTTCGCAGGCTGA
- a CDS encoding NYN domain-containing protein, whose amino-acid sequence MARTGIPLLAVLIDADNSSPKWVEAIFEEIAGLGEASVRRIYGDFSRAQMSGWQEKLPSLALVPHHQPANTVGKNSSDIALVIDAMDLLHTGRFDGFVLISSDSDFTRLASRIREQGLDVYGIGQQKTPEAFRKACKRFIFVENILPEADPEPAESRKSHPSKAVPLIKAAMQAIDKDEDWFSLGQVGQFIVAANPDFDARNYGCAKLSELVARSGAFELRKSSGNSMQLRLKP is encoded by the coding sequence ATGGCGCGTACAGGTATTCCACTGCTGGCAGTCTTGATCGACGCGGATAATTCATCACCCAAATGGGTGGAGGCGATATTCGAAGAGATTGCAGGGCTTGGCGAGGCCAGCGTGCGGCGCATCTATGGGGATTTTTCGCGCGCGCAGATGTCGGGCTGGCAGGAAAAGCTGCCGAGCCTGGCGCTGGTCCCACATCACCAGCCCGCCAATACTGTGGGCAAGAATTCCAGTGATATTGCGCTGGTTATTGATGCGATGGACCTGCTGCATACGGGGCGGTTTGACGGGTTTGTGCTGATCAGTTCGGACAGTGATTTCACGCGGCTGGCAAGTCGTATCCGCGAGCAGGGACTGGATGTCTACGGGATCGGGCAGCAAAAGACGCCGGAGGCATTTCGCAAAGCCTGCAAGCGGTTTATCTTTGTCGAGAATATTCTGCCGGAAGCCGACCCCGAACCTGCCGAGAGCCGAAAATCCCACCCGTCAAAGGCCGTGCCCTTGATCAAGGCTGCGATGCAGGCCATCGACAAGGATGAAGACTGGTTTTCACTGGGGCAGGTCGGGCAGTTTATTGTTGCGGCCAATCCCGATTTCGACGCGCGCAACTACGGCTGCGCGAAATTGAGCGAGCTGGTCGCCAGATCAGGCGCGTTTGAATTGCGCAAATCTTCAGGCAACAGCATGCAGTTGCGCCTGAAACCCTAG
- a CDS encoding LrgB family protein, with translation MRDFAEIWSYLAETPLIWLSATLIAYLAGDYLAQRAARAPLVNPVLVAVILLAALLWATETSYATYFEGAQFVHFLLGPATVALAVPLWLNWPTVRRAALPIVAALLAGSGMAVLSALAIGHAMGLSPELLATLAPKGTTAPVALGISQNLGGSPTLTAVLVILTGMIGAIVITPMMNMMGIRDWRARGFAVGVAAHGIGTARAFQVNPQAGAFAGIGMGLNALLTALLAPWALGLFQ, from the coding sequence ATGCGTGATTTCGCCGAAATCTGGTCTTATCTGGCCGAAACCCCGCTGATCTGGCTCAGTGCAACGCTGATCGCGTATCTGGCGGGGGATTATCTGGCGCAACGTGCAGCGCGCGCGCCGCTGGTCAATCCGGTTCTGGTGGCGGTTATCTTGCTGGCAGCCCTGCTTTGGGCCACCGAGACCAGCTATGCGACGTATTTTGAGGGGGCGCAATTCGTCCATTTCCTGCTTGGCCCTGCCACTGTCGCGCTGGCCGTGCCCCTGTGGCTGAACTGGCCCACAGTGCGTCGCGCGGCGCTGCCGATTGTGGCAGCGTTGCTGGCAGGGTCTGGTATGGCGGTGTTGTCCGCACTGGCAATCGGCCATGCGATGGGCCTGTCGCCCGAATTGCTGGCAACCCTTGCGCCCAAGGGCACCACGGCACCCGTGGCGCTGGGCATCAGCCAGAACCTTGGCGGGTCGCCCACATTGACGGCGGTTCTGGTCATCCTGACCGGCATGATCGGGGCCATTGTCATAACACCCATGATGAACATGATGGGCATTCGTGACTGGCGCGCGCGCGGCTTTGCCGTGGGTGTTGCGGCCCATGGTATCGGCACGGCCCGCGCGTTTCAGGTCAATCCGCAGGCGGGCGCATTTGCTGGCATCGGCATGGGGCTGAATGCCCTGCTGACCGCGCTGCTTGCCCCTTGGGCGCTGGGGTTGTTCCAATAG
- the mnmD gene encoding tRNA (5-methylaminomethyl-2-thiouridine)(34)-methyltransferase MnmD, which yields MNDQIADITWKDNRTPVAARFDDPYFSLADGLAETRHVFLAGNRIDQRAGPGFHIAELGFGTGLNLLATADALAGRTGPVHFTSFEAYPMRATDMARALAPFTALDTAPLLDAWSQGLRQFALGPLQVQIVIGDARDTVPLWNGQADAWYLDGFSPAKNPELWTDTLMAQVARHTRKGGTFATYTAAGAVRRAIAAAGFDVTRERGFAHKRHMTTGTLS from the coding sequence ATGAACGACCAGATTGCAGATATAACCTGGAAAGATAACCGAACCCCTGTGGCGGCGCGGTTTGATGACCCCTATTTCTCGCTTGCGGACGGGTTGGCGGAAACACGGCATGTGTTTCTTGCAGGCAATCGCATAGACCAGCGCGCAGGGCCGGGTTTTCATATTGCAGAACTGGGTTTCGGCACCGGCTTGAACCTGCTTGCGACGGCTGATGCGCTGGCAGGGCGGACCGGCCCCGTGCATTTCACCAGTTTCGAGGCCTACCCCATGCGCGCCACAGACATGGCCCGCGCGCTTGCCCCCTTCACCGCACTGGATACCGCCCCCCTGCTGGACGCGTGGTCACAGGGCTTGCGCCAGTTCGCGCTTGGCCCCTTGCAGGTGCAAATCGTCATAGGGGACGCGCGCGACACAGTGCCATTGTGGAACGGTCAGGCAGATGCATGGTATCTGGACGGGTTTTCACCGGCCAAAAACCCAGAGCTTTGGACCGACACCCTGATGGCGCAGGTGGCCCGCCACACCCGCAAGGGGGGCACTTTTGCAACCTATACGGCCGCAGGTGCTGTGCGCCGCGCCATTGCTGCCGCAGGTTTTGATGTCACACGCGAACGCGGATTTGCACATAAGCGACATATGACAACAGGAACCCTGTCATGA